From a region of the Equus przewalskii isolate Varuska chromosome 2, EquPr2, whole genome shotgun sequence genome:
- the FAAP20 gene encoding Fanconi anemia core complex-associated protein 20, which produces MEAARRPRLRLSRRRPPSGGEPPSARPESLQGAGDECARLWAELLRAAREDLNLDGEPPPLPAFPGQEPGRSPERTTPSEVFTVGPETFSWTPFPPALRRGRGRSYRVLRPAGGRPRSPDRAPQGCPAPEPRGTPSAEEQPSVEGAPGSPTLRSCPMCQADFDPGLAQLDVDSHLAQCLAESTDDVVW; this is translated from the exons ATGGAGGCGGCGCGGAGGCCGCGGCTCAGGCTGAGCCGCCGGAGGCCGCCCTCGGGGGGCGA GCCCCCCAGCGCCCGCCCCGAGTCCCTCCAGGGGGCCGGCGACGAGTGTGCGCGGCTATGGGCGGAGCTGCTGCGCGCGGCCCGCGAGGATCTGAACCTGGACGGCGAGCCGCCGCCGCTGCCTGCTTTCCCCGGCCAG GAGCCCGGGCGCAGCCCTGAGCGCACCACGCCCTCCGAGGTCTTCACCGTCGGACCTGAGACCTTTTCCTGGACGCCCTTCCCGCCGGCCCTGCGGCGAGGCCGTGGCCGCTCTTACCGGGTGCTCCGCCCGGCCGGGGGGCGCCCGAGGTCCCCCGACCGGGCCCCGCAAGGATGCCCCGCGCCCGAGCCCCGCGGGACCCCCAGCGCCGAGGAGCAGCCGTCGGTGGAGGGCGCGCCGGGCTCGCCGACCCTGCGCAGCTGCCCTATGTGCCAGGCTGACTTCGACCCTGG GCTGGCCCAGCTGGACGTCGATAGCCACCTCGCTCAGTGCTTGGCAGAAAGCACAGACGACGTGGTGTGGTGA